One region of Armigeres subalbatus isolate Guangzhou_Male chromosome 3, GZ_Asu_2, whole genome shotgun sequence genomic DNA includes:
- the LOC134226871 gene encoding histone-lysine N-methyltransferase SETD1B-like: MNTRPKRTNWDKNSFNMWVSTNKVLIGSVGGPKKPHCRNPNFDFEETKLLISLWGDPKVQKTLLTSHKKHPVIAKLSEKMREYGYNRSPEEINTRIKNVKCCYNRIKKDLESGIVTSWKHFQSMDEIMTRPIFGNNHKSPSADAGPPNDEITSSDQVQVKLEMSVDDDKEIRTDELLKNAEQVELKEPNLLIPKDEPMDEDNDDDPNDPDFENDGDDEEDSMSDDSDESDFDIDDERRKARLRRRTSRKPAKANNHPYKTTTAPPTSSAATPIVTCAPSTTVPMTTIPSPSKPPGTIKIINYTGNSGINISTIVPNPNILAKPAGQNVTIVPGGPPTTTANTPGKISLVPTNFLLKPQAPKINFNSPIQLYTKPTVSIANCMPNVSVVPSSSASMQPMKLLFVNTAGSQKQQIITPSKHIYTTTPTPMVKTTPATQIAIQPKPVITAATSLMAIPQKKPDPPPPITLAPTAPKQGGIKALLGQLVSIQRENLALSRSRVDVEKERFNNEKQIVCSLVEALNDLNNMLQGFSSTVNIGDEFGCGTPTPAAANESDVVDSRMNDISQEMLPVSGLIPVIDTIKAEVISDSD, translated from the exons ATGAATACACGCCCTAAACGTACTAATTGGGATAAAAACTCTTTCAACATGTGGGTATCTACTAATAAAGTATTGATTGGTTCTGTGGGTGGTCCAAAGAAACCACATTGCCGTAATCCAAATTTTGACTTCGAAGAAACCAAGTTACTAATTTCACTATGGGGTGATCCTAAAGTTCAAAAAACACTGTTAACGTCACACAAAAAGCACCCAGTGATTGCAAAGTTGTCTGAAAAAATGCGTGAATATGGATACAATCGATCACCAGAAGAGATCAATACAAGGATCAAGAATGTAAAGTGTTGTTACAATCGTATTAAAAAGGATCTTGAATCTGGTATCGTTACATCGTGGAAGCATTTCCAGTCAATGGACGAAATTATGACACGTCCGATTTTCGGTAACAATCATAAATCACCCAGTGCTGATGCTGGTCCACCGAATGATGAAATTACTTCGTCTGATCAGGTGCAAGTGAAACTTGAAATGAGTGTCGATGATGACAAGGAAATAAGAACTGATGAGTTACTCAAAAATGCAGAGCAAGTTGAGCTAAAAGAACCTAACTTATTGATACCGAAAGACGAACCAATGGACGAAGATAATGATGACGATCCAAACGATCCAGACTTTGAAAATGATGGAGATGATGAGGAGGATAGTATGAGCGATGATAGCGACGAATCAGACTTCGACATAGACGA TGAACGCAGAAAAGCACGTTTGCGTAGACGAACATCGCGTAAACCAGCAAAAGCGAATAATCATCCATATAAAACAACAACTGCACCGCCGACTTCATCTGCCGCTACTCCAATAGTGACATGCGCCCCGTCCACCACTGTACCAATGACCACAATCCCATCGCCAAGTAAACCTCCTGGCACTATCAAAATAATTAACTATACTGGAAACTCTGGCATCAATatttcaacaattgttccaaatccaaatatctTGGCCAAGCCAGCAGGACAGAATGTAACTATTGTTCCGGGTGGTCCTCCTACCACAACCGCAAACACACCAGGCAAAATATCTCTTGTACCAACCAATTTCCTTCTAAAACCACAAGCTCCAAAAATCAACTTCAATTCGCCGATTCAACTCTACACTAAACCAACTGTATCAATCGCAAACTGCATGCCCAATGTTTCTGTTGTACCGTCGTCTTCGGCTTCCATGCAACCAATGAAACTACTTTTTGTGAACACTGCTGGCAGCCAGAAGCAGCAAATCATAACTCCTTCTAAGCACATCTACACAACCACTCCGACACCAATGGTCAAAACAACCCCCGCCACCCAAATTGCGATCCAACCAAAGCCGGTCATAACGGCAGCAACGAGTCTGATGGCCATTCCCCAAAAGAAGCCTGATCCTCCACCGCCAATCACGCTAGCGCCAACAGCTCCAAAACAGGGAGGAATCAAAGCTTTGCTTGGCCAGTTGGTATCGATTCAACGGGAAAATTTGGCCCTATCACGCAGCAGAGTAGATGTGGAGAAGGAACGATTTAATAATGAGAAGCAGATTGTTTGCTCGCTTGTGGAAGCATTAAACGACTTGAACAATATGCTGCAGGGATTTAGCAGCACGGTGAACATCGGCGATGAATTTGGTTGTGGCACACCAACGCCAGCAGCCGCGAATGAGTCTGATGTTGTTGATTCTCGGATGAATGACATCAGCCAGGAAATGTTGCCTGTGAGTGGACTCATACCTGTAATTGACACCATCAAAGCTGAAGTGATAAGTGATTCCGACTGA